One window of Mauremys reevesii isolate NIE-2019 linkage group 4, ASM1616193v1, whole genome shotgun sequence genomic DNA carries:
- the TMEM9B gene encoding transmembrane protein 9B isoform X2: protein MPVPGPDVEAYCLRCECKYEERSSVTIKVTIIIYLSILGLLLLYMVYLTLVEPILKRRLFGHSQLIQSDEDIGDHQPFANAHDVLARSRSRANVLNKVEYAQQRWKLQVQEQRKSVFDRHVVLS, encoded by the exons ATGCCCGTCCCTGGACCTGATGTGGAGGCATACTGCTTACGTTGTGAATGCAAATACGAAGAGAGAAGCTCTGTCACAATTAAA GTTACAATCATAATCTATTTATCCATCTTGGGCCTCCTGCTGCTGTACATGGTGTACCTTACATTGGTAGAACCTATACTGAAGAGACGTCTCTTTGGACATTCACAGCTAATTCAAAGTGATGAAGATATTGGG GATCACCAACCTTTTGCAAATGCTCACGATGTGCTGGCTCGTTCCCGGAGTCGTGCCAATGTGTTGAACAAAGTGGAGTATGCCCAGCAACGTTGGAAGCTACAGGTCCAAGAGCAGCGCAAATCTGTCTTCGACCGTCATGTTGTGCTCAGTTAA
- the ASCL3 gene encoding achaete-scute homolog 3 has protein sequence MDSKSYCNFMDRLSVYDSQHVQLTRPFGGDPFVTFHVYPETPTQFTCSEDLPLLPFTSEELITENFYTDPCNFPYQVAQANYGRGDYSYGPAFIRKRNERERQRVKCVNEGYAKLRRHLPEEYLEKRLSKVETLRAAIKYIHHLQSVLYSDSAGTEKNNLELGHTSKAITREIQF, from the coding sequence ATGGATAGTAAAAGCTACTGTAACTTCATGGACAGGTTGTCCGTCTACGACTCACAACATGTACAACTGACTAGGCCTTTCGGTGGGGACCCTTTTGTCACATTTCATGTGTACCCTGAGACACCTACCCAGTTCACTTGCTCTGAGGATTTGCCACTACTTCCTTTTACATCTGAGGAGTTGATCACAGAGAACTTCTATACTGATCCTTGCAACTTTCCTTACCAAGTGGCCCAGGCTAATTATGGCAGAGGTGACTATTCCTATGGACCAGCTTTCATCAGAAAGAGGAATGAAAGGGAAAGGCAGAGGGTTAAGTGTGTCAACGAAGGATACGCCAAACTCCGACGTCACCTACCTGAGGAATATTTAGAGAAACGGCTCAGCAAAGTAGAAACACTTCGAGCTGCAATAAAATACATTCACCATCTACAATCTGTTCTGTACAGTGATTCTGCAGGGACAGAGAAGAATAACCTGGAACTAGGCCATACTTCCAAGGCAATTACCAGAGAGATCCAGTTTTGA